The DNA window AAGCGGGAAGAGGCCAAGCGCACCGGCAGGCTCGACTTCCTGCCGGACACCAAGGAGATCCGCGAGTCCGACTGGCAGGTAGCCGGCGCGCCGCCCGCGCTGCGGGACCGGCGCGTGGAGATCACCGGGCCGACCGACCGCAAGATGACGATCAACGCGCTCAACTCCGGCGCCAAGGTGTGGCTCGCCGACTTCGAGGACGCCAACACCCCGCACTGGGCCAACGTGGTCGGCGGTCAGGTCAACCTCCGCGACGCGATCCGCGGCGACATTTCGTTGGAGAGCAACGGAAAGAGCTACGCGCTGAAGGACGACGTCGAGCACGCCACCATCGTGGTGCGCCCGCGCGGCTGGCACCTCGACGAGCGCAACCTCACCTTCGGCGGGCGCAAGGCGGTCGGCGCGCTGGTCGACTTCGGCCTGTACTTCTTCCACAACGTGCGCGCGCTGCTCGCCGCGGACAAGGGCCCGTACTTCTACCTGCCGAAGATGGAAAGCCACCTCGAAGCGCGGCTGTGGAACGACGTGTTCAGCCACGCGGAGAAGGAGCTCGGCATCGAACACGGCACCGTCCGCGCGACCGTGCTGATCGAGACCATCCCGGCCGCGTTCGAGATGGAGGAGATCCTCTACGAGCTGCGCGAGCACGCTTCGGGCCTCAACGCGGGCCGCTGGGACTACCTGTTCAGCGTCATCAAGTACTTCCGCGACGCGGGCGAGAAGTTCGTGCTGCCGGACCGCAACTCGGTCACCATGACCGCGCCGTTCATGCGCGCCTACACCGAGCTGCTGGTGCGCACGTGCCACAAGCGCGGCGCGTTCGCGATCGGCGGCATGGCCGCGTTCATCCCGAGCAAGGACCCCGAGGTCAACAAGGGCGCCTTCGACAAGGTGCACGCGGACAAGGCGCGCGAGGCCGGTGACGGGTTCGACGGATCGTGGGTCGCGCACCCCGGCATGGTCGACATCTGCCGCGAGGAGTTCGACAAGGTCCTCGGCGAGCAGCCGAACCAGCTCGACCGCAAGCGCGAAGAGGTGCGGGTGACCGCGGACGAGCTGCTCAACGTCGCGGCCACGGAGGGTTCCGCCACCGCGGCGGGGCTGCGCGCGGCGGTCGACGTCGGCATCCGGTACATCGCTTCGTGGCTCGGCGGGAACGGCGCCGCGGCGATCCACAACCTGATGGAGGACGCGGCGACCGCCGAGATCTCCCGGTCGCAGGTGTGGCAGTGGGTCAAGAACGGCACCACGCTCGACACCGGCGAGCAGGTCACCGAGGCGCTCGTCCGGTCCACTGTGGACGAGGTGAAGAAGGAACTGGCCGAGGTCGTGCCAGCCGAACTGCTGGAGCAGGCCGTCGAGCTGTTCGAACAGGTCGCGCTCGCGGAGCAGTTCGCGGACTTCCTGACCCTGCCCGCCTACGAGAAGATCAAGTAACGGAGATGGGTGGTGGCGGCCGGCTTTCCGGCGAGTTCTACGACGCGATCGACGCGAGCCTGCGCGATGCGGACGCGCGCGTCGAAGCGAACTACCCCGGCGGTCCCGCCGGCCGCCAGCCCGTGCACACCGTGTACGTCCCGGCGAGCGGCTACCACGAAGGGCTCGTCGGGGAGTGGGGTGCGCGGGCGAGTGCCGCGCTGGAGGAGCACGCCCGCGACCTCGCCGAGTTCGCGGGTGTGTTCGGTCCACAAGCGACAGTCGAGATTTACGACAGGGTAAGGGAAAAGCTCCGGCGGGAGCCGATCGAAGACCTGCGCATCGACTTCGAAGACGGCTACGGCAGCCCCGGTGACGAGATCGAAGACGCTGCCGCGGTGTCGGCCGGTGCGACGCTCGCGCGGTCGGTGGCGGCCGGGACCGCGCCGCCGTTCGCCGGGATCCGGTTCAAGAGCTTCGAACGCGCGACCCGCAGGCGCGGCATGCGCACGCTGGACCTCTTCCTCGGCGCGCTGCTCGACGGCGGCCCGCTGCCGCCGGGATTCGTGGTGACGCTGCCGAAGGTCACCGCGGTCGAGCAGGTCGCGGCGGCGGCAAAGGTACTCGGAGAGCTGGAACGCGGGTACGGCCTGCCCGCGCGGTCGCTGCGCTTCGAGGTGCAGATCGAAACTCCGCAGTCCATTGTGGACATCGAAGGCGCGGTGGCGGTGGCGCGCATCGTGCGGGCGGCGGACGGCCGGTGCTCCGGGCTGCACTACGGCACCTACGACTACAGCGCGGGCCTCGGCATCAGCGCCGCGTACCAGAGCATGGAGCACCCCGCCGCCGATTTCGCGAAGGCGCTGATGCAGGTGTCCGCGGCGGGCACCGGCGTCCTGCTCTCGGACGGTTCGACGAACAAGCTGCCCGTCGGCGACCGGGACGCCGTGCTCGGCGCGTGGCGCGAACACGCCCGCCTCGTGCGCCGCTCCCTCGAACGGGGCTTCTACCAGGGCTGGGACCTGCACCCGCATCAGTTGCCGAGCCGGTACGCGGCGACCTACGCGTTCTTCCGCGAGGGTTTCCCCGCGGCCGCGGCACGCCTGCGGAACTACGTCGAGAAGACCGAGGGCGGTGTCCTCGACGAACCAGCCACCGCGCAGGCGCTCGCGGCCTACCTGAGCCGGGGCCTCGACTGCGGCGCGCTCACCGAAGCCGAGGTCGTCGACCGCACCACGCTTTCGCGGGAGGCGCTGGACCGCCACGTCCGCCGCCTCACCTGAGCGACGCGGCGGTGCGAATGGCAGCGCCTACGATGACCGTGGTGAGGGAAGGAGTGCGGTGATCGACCTCAACAGCGACCTCGGCGAGGGATTCGGCAACTGGCGCCTCGGCGACGACGACGCGTTGCTCGACGTCGTGTCGAGCGCGAACGTGGCCTGCGGGTTCCACGCGGGCGACCCGACGATCCTGCGGCGCGTGACCGAGCGGGCGGCCGAACGCGGGGTCACGATCGGCGCGCAGGTGGGGTATCGCGACCTGTCGGGTTTCGGGCGCCGGTTCATCGACATGGCGGCCGAGGAGCTGACGAACGACGTCATCTACCAGATCGCCGCGCTCGACGGGTTCGCGCGCATCGCGGGCACGAGCGTGAAGTACGTGAAGCCGCACGGCGCGTTGTACAACGCGATCGTGAGCCACGCGGAGCAGGCCGCGGCCGTGGTCGAAGCCGTCCGCCGCTACGACCCCGCGCTGCCGGTGCTGGGGTTGCCCGGGTCGGAATGGTTGCGGCAGGCGGAAGAGGCCGGGCTGCGCACGATCGCCGAGGTGTTCGCCGACCGCGCCTACACCGCGGAGGGCACGCTGGTGCCCCGGCACGAAGAGGGTGCCGTCGTGCACGATCCCGAGGTGGTCGTCGAGCGCAGCGTACGCATGGTGACCGAGGGTATCGTGGTCGCGAAGGACGGCACCAAGGTCGAAGTGACGGCCCGTTCCTTGTGCGTACACGGCGACACGGCGGGCGCGGTGGACATCGCGCGCCGGATCCGCGCCGCGCTGGGCGACGCGGGCGTGCCGATCGAACCCTTCGCCTGAGCGAACCGGCGCCGGGCGCGGCATCGCCGGAAGCTGTCGGCCGCCGGAAACTGTCGGTGCCTCGCGGTAACGTTGAATCAAGGGCGCCCCTGAGCGAACGAAAGGTCGAGGTCGTGTGTTCCGCCTGGCGGAAGCGTCATTCCGCCAGCAGCGCCAGGTGGATTTCGACCTGGCTGGCGAAATCGGTCAGGTCGGTGCCGAGCAGTTCGCCCGCCTTCGCGATGCGGTAGCGCAGGGTGTTGACGTGCACGTGAAGCTCCTTCGCCGCCTGCGCGGGGGAGCCGTTGCACCGCAGGAACGTGCGCACGGTGTGCACGAGATCGCCGCGCTGCGCCGCGTCGTGCGCGAGCAGCGGTCCCAGCACGCGGCGCCGGATCGCCGCCCGCAGCTCGTCCGGCGCGCCCGCCACGAGAAGGCTCGCCACGGTCAGCTCCTCGGCGGAGACCACCGGGTGCCCGCGCCGCGCCGCGTCCACGGCGTGCCGCGCTTCCTGCGCCGCGCCGCGGAGTCCGGCAAGGCTCGCCGCACCGCTGAGTCCAATGCGGACGGACCCGGTGCTCAGAAGCTCCACAGTGGACACCGCGGCTGCCGCGCCGGTCACCCAGTCCGAAGGCCAAGCGCCCGCGGTGTCCACGATCGCCCACGCTTCGCCGTCGCGTTCCCCGAGCACGGCTGAGCCGGTCACGAGATCGGCCAGCAGTTCGCGCGCGAGACCACCTGGCGCGCGGGCGATCACCACCCGCAGCTCGGCGTCGGCTGGCAGGTCCGTCCCGCCGAACGCGCTCGCCAGCTCGGGTTCGCCCGCGGTCGCGCGGGCCAGTACCGCGATCAGGGGACCGGCCGCGAGGTTCACCCGATCGGCACGGGCGCGCGCGGCTCCGAGCAGCACCGCCAGCTCCTCGCCGACGGTGCCGGTTTCCCCCTGTGCCACCAGCAGCCACGGCAGCGCCGCGCCGCCCGCGACCGGCCGCACGGTGTAGGCACCGTCGGAAAAAGCGTCGCGCACCTGCGCGTAGCGCTCGACGAGCGCGCGGGGCGCTGGCAGGTCCGGTCCCGCCGACGCGAGCACCTTGCCGCTGCCGGAAAGCAGCCAGCACGGCATCCCCAGCTCTTCCGCGCCGATTTCGAGCAGCGCATCCGGCGGTTCGTCGGCCGCGGCGGACAGCTTCCGCCGGTCGGCGGCGAGCGCGAGCACCACCCGCTCGGTGACCACCGCGAACGAAAGGTCGGGAGGCACTTCGAGCAGCGGGATCCGGTGGCGCTCGCAGGCTTCGACCAGATCGGCGGGTATTCCGCCGGAATCCGCGCCCGACGCGGCGAGCGCCGCGCTGCCCGCGTGGCCGAGCGCGGCGACGAACGGCTCGGCGTCACCCGGCGCGTGCCACCACAGCAGGCCGCTGAGCACCAGCTCGCCCGCCGAGAGGTACCGGCCCGGATCCGCAAGTTCGGTGCCGTAGATGCGCGTGACCTCGCGATCGAGGAACGCCGAGCCGGTGCGCAGGCGCAAGCGCAGCTCGGGGATGTCCAGCAGAGTTTTCACGGCGGTCATAGGCTTTGTAGGAAACCACAACACGAGCGCGATTCGCTGGCGGAGTTTCATACTCCGGCGCCGTTGCCGGGGTGTGTGACCGATGTGTGTACTGGACCGACGCCCCCCCAGCCGCCGAATCCCGAGGAGTTCCCGTGGATTTTCTCCGTCCGAGCAGCCTCGGCGAGGCGCTGGCCGTCAAGGCCGAGCGCCCCGGCGCGGTGCCGATCGCGGGCGGCACGGACGTCATGGTCGAGCTGAACTTCGACCACCGCCGCCCCGCCGCGCTGCTCGATCTCACCGGCGTCGCCGAACTCGGGGAGTGGTCGGCCGAGCACGGCACGATCCGGCTCGGCGCCGGGGTGCCCTACGTCAGGGTGATCGGGGAACTCGGCGGGAAACTGCCCGCGCTCGCGATGGCGTCGCGGACGGTCGGCTCACCGCAGATCCGCAACCGCGGCACGGTCGGCGGCAACCTCGGCGCGGCCTCGCCCGCCGGTGACACCCACCCGGTGTTGCTCGTTTCGGGCGCGAAGGTCGAGGCCGCGTCCGTGCGCGGCACGAGGCTCATCGACGCGGAAGACTTCTACCTCGGCGTGAAGCGCAACGCGCTCGAGCCGGACGAGCTGATCACCGCGGTGCACCTGCCGGAGGCGCCGGGGCCGCAGCAGTTCGCCAAGGTCGGCACCCGCAACGCGATGGTGATCGCGGTGTGCTCGTTCGCGGTCGCGCTGCACCCGGAGCGCGAGGCCGTCGGCGCCGCGGTCGGATCGGCCGCGCCCACCCCGCGCCGCGCCACCGCGGCCGAGGAGTTCCTCGCCGCCGAGCTAAGCGACACCGGGCTCTGGACGACGCGGGCACCGATCGCGGACTCGGTGCGCCGCCGCTTCGGCGAACTGGCCGCGTCCGCGGCGGCCCCCATCGACGACGTCCGAGGCAGCGCCGACTACCGCAAGCACGCGCTTTCCGTGCTCGCGCGGCGGACGCTGACCTGGGCCTGGAACTCCTACCAGGGAGGTGCGCGGTCATGCGCGTGAACGTGACGGTCAACGGCGAACCCCACCAGGCGGACGACGTGTGGGAGGGCGAGAGCCTGCTCTACGTGCTCCGCGAGCGGATGGGCCTGCCCGGGTCCAAGAATGCTTGCGAGCAGGGCGAATGCGGCTCGTGCACGGTCTACCTCGACGAGGTGCCGGTGTGCTCGTGCCTGGTCGCGGCTGGCCAGGCCGAGGGCAGGCAGGTCCGCACGGTCGAAGGGCTTGCCGACGGCGACGCGCTCGACCCCGTGCAGCAGTCCTTTGTGGAGACCGGTGCTGTCCAATGCGGATTCTGCACGCCCGGACTGGTGGTGGCCGCGCACGACCTGCTCAACCGGGTCGCCGCGCCGAGCGACGAGGAGATCCGCGAAGCGCTGGCCGGGAACCTGTGCCGGTGCACGGGGTACGAAAAGATCCTCGACGCCGTGCGACTGGCCGCCGCCAGGGGTGTCTCATGAGGACGGTGATCGAGCACGCCGCGGTATCCACAGTGGACGCCGACGGGACCGAGTACCGGTCGGGGCACGTCGTGATCGAGGACGCGCACATCGTCGCCGTCGGGGAAGGTCCGGCGCAGGGGGAGTTCGACGAACGGGTCGACGCGCGCGGGTGCCTGGTCACGCCCGGCCTCGTGAACACCCACCACCACCTCTACCAGTGGGCCACGCGCGGCTACTCGGCCGACTCGACCCTGTTCGAATGGCTCGTCGAGCTGTACCCGGTGTGGGGCGGGCTCGACGCCGGGATCACCCACGCGGCCGCCTCCGCGGGTCTCGCGAGGCTCGCGACCACCGGGTGCACGACCGTCGCCGACCACCACTACGTGTTCCCCTCTGACGCGGGCGACCAGATCGCCGCGCTGGTCGAGGCGGCGAATCGGATCGGCACGCGCCTGCACCTCGTGCGCGGGTCGATGGACCGCGGCGAGTCCGACGGCGGGTTGCCCCCGGACAACCTCGTGGAAACCACCGAAGCGGCCTTGCTCGGCACCGAAAACGCCATCGACACCTACCACGACCCGTCACCGGAAGCCCGCGTGCGGATCGCGGCTGGCCCGTGCTCCCCGTTCTCGGTCAGCGAGGAGCTGATGACCGGCGCGGCGGAATTGGCTCGCCGCAAGGGAGTTCGCCTGCACACCCACCTCGCCGAGACGCTCGACGAGGAGAAGCAGTGCCTCGCCGAAATGGGCTGCACGCCTGCCGAATACGCAGACAAGCTCGGCTGGGTCGGCGAGGACGTGTGGCTCGCGCACACCGTGCACCTCGCGCCAGGCGCGATCCGCAGGCTCGGTGCGACGCGGACCGGATCGGCGCACTGCCCGACGTCGAACGGCAGGCTCGGCACCGGGATCGCCCCGGTGCGGGAACTGCTGGACGCGGGCGCCCCGGTCGGGCTCGGCGTGGACGGCGCCGCGTCGAACGAGTCCGGTGGGCTCGGCGAGGAACTGCACCAGGCGTTGCTGCAGGCGCGCCAGCGGGGCGGCCCGCGCGCGCTAAGTACCCGCGAAGCGCTATGGCTCGGCACCATGGGCGGGGCGAAATGCCTTGGCAGGGAACGGGAAATCGGTTCGATCGAACCCGGGAAGCTGGCCGATCTCGCGGTGTGGCGGCTCGACGACCTGCGGTACGCGGGCATCGCCGACCCGGTTGCCGCGCTCGTCCTCGGCGCGACGCCACCACTGGCGCGCCTGTTCGTCGGCGGGGAGACCGTGGTCTCCGACGGCGTGCTGCGGACCGAGGACGAGGCCGTGCTGGCAGGCGAACTGCGCTCGGCGAGCGCGAAACTCCGGGAGACGCGATGACTGCTTCGACGGAAACCGGTCAGGTCAGCGGGACCGCGAACGGGGTCGGCGACAGCCCGCAGCGCCCGGACGGGACGATCAAGGTGCGCGGCGAGTTCGCCTACTCCTCGGACCTGTGGCACGAGGACATGCTGTGGGGCGCCACTTTGCGCAGCCCCCACCCGTACGCGCGCATCACCGGGATCGACATCACCGAAGCGCTCAAGCTGCCCGGCGTGTACGCGGTGCTCACGCACGAGGACGTGCCAGGGGTGAACCGGTACGGGCTCGAACACCCCGACCAGCCGGTGCTCGCCGTCGACGTGGTGCGGTACCAGGGCGAGCCGGTCGCCGTCGTGGCGGCGGACCACCCGGAGACCGCGCGCCGCGCGATGGAGCGCGTCCGCGTCGGTTACGAGGTGCTGGATCCGGTCACGGATGCGGAAACCGCCGTCGACGGGCCCGCGCCTTCGTTGCATCCAGGCGGAAACGTGGTGCGCCACGTGCCGATCCGCCGCGGCGAGATCGGGGAAGCGGCCGTCGTCGTCCGGGGCACCTACGAGGTCGGCATGCAGGACCAGGCTTTCCTCGGGCCGGAATCCGGGCTCGCCGTGCCGGCCGAGGACGGCGGCATCGACCTGTTCGTGGCCACCCAGTGGCTGCACGTCGACCAGCAGCAGATCGTCGCCGCGCTCGGCCTGCCCGCCGACAAGGTGCGGCTCACCCTCGGCGGCGTCGGCGGCGCGTTCGGCGGGCGCGAGGACTTGTCCATCCAGGTGCACGCCTGCCTGCTGGCGCTGCACACCGGCAAACCGATGAAGATGGTCTACAACCGCGAAGAGTCGTTCTACGGCCACGTGCACCGCCACCCGGCGCGCATGTACTACGAGCACGGCGCCGACGAGAACGGAAAACTGCTCTACGTCAAGGCGAAGTTGTACTTGGACGGCGGAGCGTACGCGTCTTCGACCGGTGCCGTCGTGGCGAACGCGGCCACGCTCGGCGTCGGCCCGTACGACGTCCCGAACGTGGAGATCGACTGCTGGGGCGCGTACACGAACAACCCGCCGTGCGGAGCCATGCGCGGATTCGGTGCGGTGCAAGCGGGTTTCGCCTACGAGTCCCAAATGGACAGACTCGCCGAGGCGTGCGGGCTCGACCCGGTGGAGGTCAGGGTGCGCAACGCGATGCGCGAGGGCACCCTGATGCCGACCGGTCAGGTGGTGGACTCGGCCGCGCCGGTCGAGGAACTGCTGCGCCGCGTCGAGCGCAAATCGCTGCCCGCGGAACGCTCGGGCGAAGTCGATCTGCGCACGCTCCCCGGTGGCGTTTCGAACACCACGCACGGCGAAGGGGTGGTACGGGGCGTCGGTTACGCCGTCGGGATCAAGAACATCTGCTTCTCCGAAGGGTTCGACGACTATTCGACCGCGCGGGTGCGGCTGCAGGTCGTCGGCGGGGAGGTCGCGGCCACCGTGCACACCGCGGCCTGCGAGGTCGGCCAGGGCCTGGTCACCGTCATGCAGCAGATCGTGCGCACCGAACTCGGCGTCGAGCAGGTGACGATCCTGCCGATGGACACCACGATCGGCAACGCGGGATCGACCTCGGCCTCCCGGCAGACCTACGTGACCGGTGGCGCGGTACAGGCCGCGTGCCTCGCGGTGCGCAAGTCGCTGTTCTCCCGAGCCGCCGGACGGTTCGGCGGCGCCGAGTTCACCGTGTCCGGCGGGAAGCTGGTGTCCAAG is part of the Amycolatopsis sp. CA-230715 genome and encodes:
- a CDS encoding FAD binding domain-containing protein; protein product: MDFLRPSSLGEALAVKAERPGAVPIAGGTDVMVELNFDHRRPAALLDLTGVAELGEWSAEHGTIRLGAGVPYVRVIGELGGKLPALAMASRTVGSPQIRNRGTVGGNLGAASPAGDTHPVLLVSGAKVEAASVRGTRLIDAEDFYLGVKRNALEPDELITAVHLPEAPGPQQFAKVGTRNAMVIAVCSFAVALHPEREAVGAAVGSAAPTPRRATAAEEFLAAELSDTGLWTTRAPIADSVRRRFGELAASAAAPIDDVRGSADYRKHALSVLARRTLTWAWNSYQGGARSCA
- the pucD gene encoding xanthine dehydrogenase subunit D; translated protein: MTASTETGQVSGTANGVGDSPQRPDGTIKVRGEFAYSSDLWHEDMLWGATLRSPHPYARITGIDITEALKLPGVYAVLTHEDVPGVNRYGLEHPDQPVLAVDVVRYQGEPVAVVAADHPETARRAMERVRVGYEVLDPVTDAETAVDGPAPSLHPGGNVVRHVPIRRGEIGEAAVVVRGTYEVGMQDQAFLGPESGLAVPAEDGGIDLFVATQWLHVDQQQIVAALGLPADKVRLTLGGVGGAFGGREDLSIQVHACLLALHTGKPMKMVYNREESFYGHVHRHPARMYYEHGADENGKLLYVKAKLYLDGGAYASSTGAVVANAATLGVGPYDVPNVEIDCWGAYTNNPPCGAMRGFGAVQAGFAYESQMDRLAEACGLDPVEVRVRNAMREGTLMPTGQVVDSAAPVEELLRRVERKSLPAERSGEVDLRTLPGGVSNTTHGEGVVRGVGYAVGIKNICFSEGFDDYSTARVRLQVVGGEVAATVHTAACEVGQGLVTVMQQIVRTELGVEQVTILPMDTTIGNAGSTSASRQTYVTGGAVQAACLAVRKSLFSRAAGRFGGAEFTVSGGKLVSKKDGVLADLVEVLGDDALDETVEWRHRPTETLDPETGAGDAHVQYGFAAHRAVVDVDVELGLVKVIALDCAQDVGKAMNPQAVLGQIHGGSAQGLGLAVMEEIQTEGGKIRNPSFTDYLIPTVLDMPPMSIDVLELADPNAPYGLRGVGEPPTISSTPAIVAAIRQATGLALSRVPVRPEHITGT
- the aceB gene encoding malate synthase A, giving the protein MSEVQVLGDAVDRGDEILTPEALEFLAGLHDKFAGTRDELLEARKGKREEAKRTGRLDFLPDTKEIRESDWQVAGAPPALRDRRVEITGPTDRKMTINALNSGAKVWLADFEDANTPHWANVVGGQVNLRDAIRGDISLESNGKSYALKDDVEHATIVVRPRGWHLDERNLTFGGRKAVGALVDFGLYFFHNVRALLAADKGPYFYLPKMESHLEARLWNDVFSHAEKELGIEHGTVRATVLIETIPAAFEMEEILYELREHASGLNAGRWDYLFSVIKYFRDAGEKFVLPDRNSVTMTAPFMRAYTELLVRTCHKRGAFAIGGMAAFIPSKDPEVNKGAFDKVHADKAREAGDGFDGSWVAHPGMVDICREEFDKVLGEQPNQLDRKREEVRVTADELLNVAATEGSATAAGLRAAVDVGIRYIASWLGGNGAAAIHNLMEDAATAEISRSQVWQWVKNGTTLDTGEQVTEALVRSTVDEVKKELAEVVPAELLEQAVELFEQVALAEQFADFLTLPAYEKIK
- a CDS encoding 8-oxoguanine deaminase, which codes for MRTVIEHAAVSTVDADGTEYRSGHVVIEDAHIVAVGEGPAQGEFDERVDARGCLVTPGLVNTHHHLYQWATRGYSADSTLFEWLVELYPVWGGLDAGITHAAASAGLARLATTGCTTVADHHYVFPSDAGDQIAALVEAANRIGTRLHLVRGSMDRGESDGGLPPDNLVETTEAALLGTENAIDTYHDPSPEARVRIAAGPCSPFSVSEELMTGAAELARRKGVRLHTHLAETLDEEKQCLAEMGCTPAEYADKLGWVGEDVWLAHTVHLAPGAIRRLGATRTGSAHCPTSNGRLGTGIAPVRELLDAGAPVGLGVDGAASNESGGLGEELHQALLQARQRGGPRALSTREALWLGTMGGAKCLGREREIGSIEPGKLADLAVWRLDDLRYAGIADPVAALVLGATPPLARLFVGGETVVSDGVLRTEDEAVLAGELRSASAKLRETR
- a CDS encoding LamB/YcsF family protein, giving the protein MDLNSDLGEGFGNWRLGDDDALLDVVSSANVACGFHAGDPTILRRVTERAAERGVTIGAQVGYRDLSGFGRRFIDMAAEELTNDVIYQIAALDGFARIAGTSVKYVKPHGALYNAIVSHAEQAAAVVEAVRRYDPALPVLGLPGSEWLRQAEEAGLRTIAEVFADRAYTAEGTLVPRHEEGAVVHDPEVVVERSVRMVTEGIVVAKDGTKVEVTARSLCVHGDTAGAVDIARRIRAALGDAGVPIEPFA
- a CDS encoding DUF6986 family protein → MGGGGRLSGEFYDAIDASLRDADARVEANYPGGPAGRQPVHTVYVPASGYHEGLVGEWGARASAALEEHARDLAEFAGVFGPQATVEIYDRVREKLRREPIEDLRIDFEDGYGSPGDEIEDAAAVSAGATLARSVAAGTAPPFAGIRFKSFERATRRRGMRTLDLFLGALLDGGPLPPGFVVTLPKVTAVEQVAAAAKVLGELERGYGLPARSLRFEVQIETPQSIVDIEGAVAVARIVRAADGRCSGLHYGTYDYSAGLGISAAYQSMEHPAADFAKALMQVSAAGTGVLLSDGSTNKLPVGDRDAVLGAWREHARLVRRSLERGFYQGWDLHPHQLPSRYAATYAFFREGFPAAAARLRNYVEKTEGGVLDEPATAQALAAYLSRGLDCGALTEAEVVDRTTLSREALDRHVRRLT
- a CDS encoding (2Fe-2S)-binding protein; this translates as MRVNVTVNGEPHQADDVWEGESLLYVLRERMGLPGSKNACEQGECGSCTVYLDEVPVCSCLVAAGQAEGRQVRTVEGLADGDALDPVQQSFVETGAVQCGFCTPGLVVAAHDLLNRVAAPSDEEIREALAGNLCRCTGYEKILDAVRLAAARGVS
- a CDS encoding PucR family transcriptional regulator — encoded protein: MTAVKTLLDIPELRLRLRTGSAFLDREVTRIYGTELADPGRYLSAGELVLSGLLWWHAPGDAEPFVAALGHAGSAALAASGADSGGIPADLVEACERHRIPLLEVPPDLSFAVVTERVVLALAADRRKLSAAADEPPDALLEIGAEELGMPCWLLSGSGKVLASAGPDLPAPRALVERYAQVRDAFSDGAYTVRPVAGGAALPWLLVAQGETGTVGEELAVLLGAARARADRVNLAAGPLIAVLARATAGEPELASAFGGTDLPADAELRVVIARAPGGLARELLADLVTGSAVLGERDGEAWAIVDTAGAWPSDWVTGAAAAVSTVELLSTGSVRIGLSGAASLAGLRGAAQEARHAVDAARRGHPVVSAEELTVASLLVAGAPDELRAAIRRRVLGPLLAHDAAQRGDLVHTVRTFLRCNGSPAQAAKELHVHVNTLRYRIAKAGELLGTDLTDFASQVEIHLALLAE